The following coding sequences lie in one Stenotrophomonas rhizophila genomic window:
- a CDS encoding type I secretion system permease/ATPase produces MASDGSRIDLQDEPCAADENALGCFVALLGFLDRPAEPDQLRHQLGNPGGAITPQDLLKLAKRLDVKARVVNADAFSLGDYPLPAMACLAGGRYTLVLKADAERVLRFDAGDHERPVTQSLADFALDYDGRLLLMTTREGVAGAARAFDISWFIPALVKYRRLLRDVLLASFFLQLMALITPLFFQVVIDKVLVHKGITTLEVLAIGLMVVSVFEVTMGGLRTYLFSHTTSRVDAELGSKLFAHLTHLPLAYFQARRVGDSVARVRELETIRDFLTSSAQTVVLDLFFAIVFLLVMWLYSPTLLLIVLITLPLYAAVVMLVGPMLRRRLDEKFIRGAENQSFLVEAVTGVETLKALAVEPQAQNRWDKQLAGYIQASFRASMLANWGSQAIQLIHKLATVALLFFGARLVIDGKLTVGELVAFNMLAGQVSGPVLRLAQLAQDFQQARIAVDRLGDILNSPTEPASSPSRASLPSVEGRIALEHVAFRYRPDGPEVLSELSLDIAPGEIIGVVGPSGSGKSTLTKLIQRLHTPERGRILVDGVDLSMVDPTWLRRQVGVVLQESLLFNRSVRENIAMADPAMPMSRVVEVAKLSGAHEFILELPEAYDTRIDERGGNLSGGQRQRIAIARALATDPKILIFDEATSALDAESEEIIQDNLKRMAADRTVIIIAHRLSAVRQAHRIITLERGRITETGTHDTLLRAGGRYSMLYTKQMGLPAMAAPVN; encoded by the coding sequence GTGGCAAGTGACGGATCAAGGATTGATCTGCAGGATGAACCCTGCGCGGCTGACGAGAATGCGCTGGGGTGCTTTGTCGCGCTGTTGGGGTTTCTCGACCGACCGGCCGAGCCGGACCAGCTGCGTCACCAGCTGGGCAATCCCGGCGGTGCGATAACCCCTCAGGATCTGCTCAAACTCGCCAAACGTCTGGACGTGAAGGCGCGCGTGGTCAATGCCGATGCCTTCAGTCTGGGCGACTACCCGCTGCCGGCGATGGCCTGCCTGGCCGGGGGGCGCTACACCCTGGTGCTGAAAGCCGACGCTGAGCGCGTGCTGCGTTTCGACGCGGGCGACCACGAACGCCCGGTTACCCAGTCACTGGCCGATTTCGCCCTGGACTACGATGGCCGCCTGCTGCTGATGACCACCCGCGAGGGGGTGGCCGGCGCTGCGCGTGCCTTCGATATCAGCTGGTTCATTCCCGCGCTGGTGAAGTACCGCCGGTTGCTGCGCGATGTGCTGCTGGCCTCGTTCTTCCTGCAGTTGATGGCGCTGATCACCCCGCTGTTCTTCCAGGTGGTGATCGACAAGGTGCTGGTCCACAAGGGCATCACCACGCTGGAAGTGCTGGCGATAGGCCTGATGGTGGTGTCGGTGTTTGAAGTCACCATGGGCGGTCTGCGCACCTATCTTTTCTCGCATACCACCAGCCGGGTCGACGCCGAACTGGGGTCGAAGCTGTTCGCGCACCTCACCCACCTGCCGCTGGCCTATTTCCAGGCCCGCCGGGTCGGCGATTCGGTGGCGCGGGTGCGAGAGCTGGAAACCATCCGCGACTTCCTGACCTCCTCGGCGCAGACCGTGGTGCTGGACCTGTTCTTCGCCATCGTCTTCCTGCTGGTGATGTGGCTGTACAGCCCCACCTTGCTGCTGATCGTGTTGATCACCCTGCCGTTGTATGCGGCCGTGGTGATGCTGGTTGGTCCGATGCTGCGCCGCCGGCTGGACGAGAAGTTCATCCGTGGTGCGGAGAACCAGTCGTTCCTGGTGGAAGCGGTGACCGGCGTGGAAACGCTGAAGGCGCTGGCGGTGGAGCCGCAGGCGCAGAATCGCTGGGACAAGCAGCTGGCCGGCTACATCCAGGCCAGTTTCCGCGCCAGCATGCTGGCCAACTGGGGCTCGCAGGCGATCCAGCTGATCCACAAGCTGGCCACCGTCGCGCTGCTGTTCTTTGGTGCGCGCCTGGTGATCGATGGCAAGTTGACCGTTGGCGAGCTGGTGGCCTTCAACATGCTGGCCGGCCAGGTGTCCGGCCCGGTACTGCGGCTTGCGCAGCTGGCGCAGGATTTCCAGCAGGCCCGCATCGCCGTGGATCGGCTGGGCGACATCCTCAATTCTCCGACCGAGCCGGCCAGCTCGCCCTCACGCGCCAGCCTGCCCAGCGTGGAGGGACGCATCGCGCTGGAGCATGTGGCCTTCCGCTACCGGCCTGACGGGCCGGAAGTGCTGTCGGAGTTGTCGCTGGACATCGCCCCCGGCGAGATCATCGGTGTGGTCGGTCCGTCCGGGTCCGGCAAGTCCACCCTGACCAAGCTCATCCAGCGGCTGCACACGCCCGAACGTGGGCGCATTCTGGTCGATGGCGTGGACCTTTCCATGGTCGACCCCACCTGGCTGCGCCGGCAGGTGGGCGTGGTGCTGCAGGAAAGCCTGCTGTTCAACCGCAGCGTGCGCGAGAACATCGCCATGGCCGACCCGGCGATGCCGATGAGCCGGGTGGTCGAAGTGGCCAAGCTTTCCGGGGCGCATGAGTTCATCCTGGAACTGCCCGAAGCGTATGACACCCGCATCGACGAGCGCGGTGGCAACCTGTCCGGCGGGCAGCGCCAACGTATCGCGATCGCGCGTGCGCTGGCGACCGATCCGAAGATCCTGATCTTCGACGAAGCGACGTCGGCGCTGGACGCCGAAAGCGAAGAGATCATCCAGGACAACCTCAAGCGGATGGCGGC